The following proteins are encoded in a genomic region of Coffea eugenioides isolate CCC68of chromosome 6, Ceug_1.0, whole genome shotgun sequence:
- the LOC113773310 gene encoding villin-2 — protein MSSSVKALEPAFQGAGQRIGTEIWRIENFQPVPLPKSDYGKFYSGDSYIVLQTSPGKGGAYLYDIHFWLGKDTSQDEAGTAAIKTVELDAILGGRAVQHRELQGHESDKFLSYFKPCIIPLEGGVASGFKKPEEEEFETRLYVCKGKRVVRLKQVPFSRSSLNHDDVFILDTKDKIFQFNGANSNIQERAKALEVIQFLKEKYHEGTCDVAIVDDGKLQTESDSGEFWVLFGGFAPIGKKVASEDDIIPEKTPAKLYSVVDGQVKPVDDELSKSILENNKCFLLDCGSEIFVWVGRVTQVDERKTAIQAAEEFVVGQNRPKSTSITRLIQGYETHSFKSNFDSWPSGSAPVAEEGRGKVAALLKQQGVGVKGASKSAPVNEEVPPLLEVGGKIEVWCINGSAKTPVPIEDIGKFFSGDCYIILYTYHSHDKKEEYYLCYWIGKDSIQEDQIMAAGLANTMCNSLKGRPVLGRIYQGKEPPQFVAIFQPMVVLKGGVSSGYKNYIADKGLNDETYTPDSVALIRISGTSMHNDIVVQVDAVPASLNSNESFLLQSGSSLFSWHGSQSTFEQQQLAAKVAEFLKPGVAMKHTKEGTESSAFWFALGGKQSYTSKKVTPEVSRDPHLFTFSFNKGKFEIEEVYNFSQDDLLTEDVLILDTHAEVFIWVGQSVDAKDKQSAFENGQKYVELAASLEGLSPKVPLYKVTEGFEPCFFTTYFSWDPAKAMAHGNSFQKKVLLLFGASHATEERSNGTNQGGPTQRASALAALNSAFSSTGSAKPTPAARSAGVSQGSQRAAAVAALSSVLTAEKKRSPDSSPARPGRSPTSETGSPASGLKSENSPPDLEDSKEGSEVEAEIAELAVQTNGEDSEPKPDSEQDENGGESTQSTFSYEQLKAKSDNPVTGIDFKRREAYLSDEEFEAVLGMTKEAFYKLPKWKQDMLKKKADLF, from the exons ATGTCGAGCTCTGTGAAAGCTTTAGAACCTGCATTTCAGGGAGCTGGTCAGAGAAT AGGGACAGAGATTTGGAGAATTGAGAACTTCCAACCAGTTCCTTTACCAAAATCTGATTATGGTAAATTTTACTCGGGTGATTCATACATTGTCCTGCAG ACATCACCTGGCAAGGGAGGAGCATATTTATATGACATACATTTCTGGCTTGGAAAGGATACCAGCCAG GATGAGGCTGGAACGGCGGCTATCAAAACTGTTGAACTTGATGCAATTCTTGGTGGCCGTGCTGTACAGCACAGGGAACTCCAAGGTCATGAGTCTGACAAATTCTTATCATACTTCAAACCATGTATTATACCGCTGGAAGGTGGTGTGGCATCTGGATTTAAGAAACCCGAGGAGGAAGAATTTGAAACACGGTTGTATGTGTGTAAAGGAAAACGTGTTGTAAGGTTAAAGCAG GTCCCATTTTCTCGGTCCTCACTGAATCATGATGATGTGTTTATCCTGGATACCAAAGATAAAATATTTCAGTTCAATGGTGCAAATTCCAACATACAGGAGAGGGCCAAAGCACTGGAAGTAATTCAGTTTTTGAAGGAAAAGTATCATGAGGGGACATGTGATGTTGCAATTGTTG ATGATGGAAAGTTGCAGACAGAGTCCGATTCTGGTGAATTCTGGGTTCTTTTTGGTGGGTTTGCACCAATTGGAAAAAAGGTTGCTAGTGAAGATGATATTATTCCAGAAAAGACTCCTGCAAAACTCTACAG TGTTGTGGATGGTCAGGTTAAGCCTGTAGATGATGAACTTTCAAAATCTATTTTGGAGAATAACAAGTGCTTTTTGTTGGATTGTGGCTCTGAGATTTTTGTTTGGGTTGGCCGGGTAACTCAAGTCGATGAGAGGAAGACTGCCATTCAAGCTGCTGAG GAGTTTGTTGTTGGCCAAAATAGACCGAAGTCAACCAGTATAACACGGCTAATTCAAGGTTATGAGACGCATTCATTTAAGTCCAACTTTGATTCTTGGCCATCAGGATCAGCACCTGTTGCTGAGGAGGGAAGAGGAAAAGTAGCAG CTTTGCTGAAGCAACAAGGTGTTGGTGTTAAGGGAGCAAGTAAAAGTGCTCCAGTGAATGAAGAAGTCCCTCCATTGCTAGAAGTAGGTGGAAAAATTGAG GTTTGGTGCATTAATGGCAGTGCAAAGACTCCAGTTCCCATAGAAGATATTGGTAAATTCTTTAGCGGAGATTGCTATATCATTCTCTACACCTACCATTCTCATGATAAGAAAGAAGAGTATTACTTGTGCTATTGGATTGGAAAGGATAGCATTCAG GAGGACCAAATTATGGCCGCCGGGCTAGCTAACACAATGTGCAACTCGCTGAAGGGAAGACCTGTATTG GGTAGGATATATCAAGGGAAAGAGCCGCCGCAGTTTGTTGCCATCTTTCAGCCAATGGTGGTCCTTAAG GGTGGAGTCAGCTCTGGGTATAAGAATTACATAGCTGACAAAGGATTGAATGATGAAACTTACACTCCTGATTCCGTTGCACTCATTCGGATATCTGGAACATCAATGCATAATGACATAGTAGTTCAAGTTGATGCG GTTCCAGCCTCGTTGAACTCTAATGAATCTTTCCTTCTACAATCTGGCTCTTCATTATTCAGTTGGCATGGGAGTCAGAGTACATTTGAGCAGCAGCAATTAGCGGCTAAGGTTGCTGAATTTTTGAAG CCAGGAGTAGCTATGAAACATACTAAAGAAGGAACTGAGAGCTCTGCATTCTGGTTTGCTCTGGGAGGAAAGCAAAGTTACACCAGTAAGAAAGTGACTCCAGAGGTGTCCAGAGATCCCCACTTGTTCACGTTTTCATTTAACAAAG GGAAATTTGAG ATTGAAGAAGTCTACAACTTTTCCCAAGATGATCTGCTGACTGAGGATGTTTTGATACTCGATACACATGCTGAAGTGTTTATTTGGGTTGGTCAGTCAGTAGATGCTAAAGACAAGCAGAGTGCTTTTGAAAATGGGCAG AAATATGTAGAGCTGGCTGCATCTTTGGAGGGGCTGTCTCCTAAGGTTCCACTATACAAAGTCACAGAAGGATTTGAGCCCTGCTTCTTCACAACATATTTTTCATGGGATCCTGCAAAAGCTATG GCACATGGAAACTCATTCCAGAAGAAGGTTTTGCTGCTGTTTGGTGCAAGCCATGCCACAGAG GAACGCTCAAATGGTACAAATCAGGGCGGACCAACTCAAAGAGCTTCTGCTTTAGCAGCTTTAAACTCTGCATTTAGTTCAACTGGTTCTGCAAAACCTACTCCTGCAGCAAGGTCTGCAGGAGTGAGTCAGGGATCACAAAGAGCAGCTGCTGTTGCTGCTTTATCATCTGTTCTGACTGCTGAAAAAAAGCGGTCACCTGATTCTTCTCCAGCTCGACCTGGTCGAAGTCCAACATCGGAAACTGGCAGTCCTG CATCGGGGTTGAAGAGTGAAAATTCCCCTCCGGACCTTGAAGATTCTAAAGAAGGGTCAGAAGTTGAGGCTGAGATAGCTGAGCTTGCAGTTCAGACCAATGGAGAAGATTCAGAACCAAAGCCAGATTCAGAGCAGGATGAGAATGGCGGTGAAAGTACTCAAAGTACATTTAGTTATGAACAACTGAAGGCTAAATCTGACAATCCTGTCACTGGCATTGATTTTAAACGCAGGGAG GCTTATCTCTCTGATGAGGAATTTGAGGCTGTACTGGGAATGACAAAAGAAGCATTTTATAAATTGCCTAAGTGGAAGCAAGACATGCTGAAAAAGAAAGCTGATCTCTTCTAG